A stretch of Rhododendron vialii isolate Sample 1 chromosome 4a, ASM3025357v1 DNA encodes these proteins:
- the LOC131324823 gene encoding protein NRT1/ PTR FAMILY 8.1-like: MAEDGDYTNDGTVDIHKNPANRKKTGNWKACRFILGNECCERLAYYGMGTNLVNYLEKRLNMGNVRASNSVTNWSGTCYITPLIGAFLADSYLGRYWTIASFSIIYVFGMTLLTVSASVKGLKPSCENDVCHPTSSQTAICFAALYLIALGTGGIKPCVSSFGADQFDETDKTEKKKKSSFFNWFYFSINVGALIASSVLVWIQMNVGWGWGFGIPAVAMAIAVVFFFSGSRLYRLQKPGGSALTRMFQVVVASLRKSNVEVPDDKSLLYEIIDAECNIQGSRKLEHTGKLRFFDKAAVETASDQVKGAANPWRLCTVTQVEELKSIVRLLPIWATGIVFSTVYSQMSTMFVLQGNTMDQHMGPRFKIPSASLSLFDTLSVIFWAPVYDRLIVPFARKYTGHERGFTQLQRMGIGLVISIFSMVVAGVLEVIRLDFVRRHNYYDLEEIPMSIFWQVPQYFLIGCAEVFTFIGQLEFFYDQAPDAMRSLCSALSLTTVALGNYLSTLLVTVVTNVTTRNGKLGWIPDNLNKGHLDYFYWLLAILSVINFFVYLWISKWYTYKKAKGTAS; encoded by the exons ATGGCGGAAGATGGAGACTACACAAATGATGGGACAGTGGATATCCATAAAAACCCTGCCAACAGGAAAAAAACTGGAAACTGGAAGGCTTGCCGCTTTATTCTTG GAAATGAATGCTGTGAGAGGTTGGCATACTATGGTATGGGGACCAATCTGGTGAACTATCTTGAGAAACGTCTCAACATGGGGAATGTCCGTGCATCAAATAGTGTCACAAACTGGTCAGGAACCTGCTACATCACACCCTTGATTGGAGCTTTTCTAGCTGATTCCTACTTGGGTCGATATTGGACAATTGCCAGTTTCTCAATCATCTACGTGTTT GGAATGACACTCTTAACAGTATCGGCTTCAGTCAAAGGACTGAAACCATCATGCGAAAATGACGTTTGCCACCCAACATCATCCCAAACTGCTATCTGCTTTGCAGCACTCTACTTAATTGCTCTTGGGACAGGTGGAATCAAGCCGTGTGTCTCATCCTTTGGTGCAGACCAATTTGATGAAACTGACAAAactgagaagaagaagaagagctcCTTCTTCAACTGGTTCTACTTTTCTATCAATGTGGGCGCGCTTATTGCTTCCTCAGTTTTGGTTTGGATACAGATGAATGTGGGATGGGGATGGGGGTTTGGTATACCAGCAGTTGCGATGGCGATTGCAGTTGTGTTTTTCTTCTCTGGTAGCCGATTGTATCGGCTCCAAAAACCAGGTGGGAGTGCCCTGACGCGGATGTTTCAGGTGGTGGTTGCTTCCTTGAGGAAATCAAATGTAGAAGTCCCTGATGATAAGTCACTTCTTTATGAGATTATAGATGCGGAATGTAACATTCAAGGAAGCCGCAAGCTCGAGCATACCGGAAAGTTGAG ATTTTTCGACAAGGCTGCAGTGGAGACCGCATCTGACCAAGTCAAGGGCGCTGCTAACCCGTGGCGACTCTGCACCGTGACCCAAGTTGAAGAACTCAAGTCCATCGTCCGGTTACTCCCGATCTGGGCCACCGGAATCGTCTTCTCCACCGTCTACAGTCAAATGAGCACCATGTTTGTTCTCCAAGGCAACACAATGGATCAGCACATGGGTCCAAGGTTCAAAATTCCATCCGCGTCCCTCTCCCTCTTTGACACCCTCAGCGTCATCTTCTGGGCCCCGGTGTACGACAGACTCATCGTGCCATTCGCAAGAAAGTACACCGGTCATGAACGCGGATTCACTCAGCTTCAACGCATGGGAATCGGCCTCGTTATTTCCATCTTCTCCATGGTAGTCGCGGGTGTACTAGAGGTGATTCGCCTCGACTTTGTCCGAAGGCATAACTACTATGATCTGGAGGAAATTCCCATGTCCATATTCTGGCAAGTCCCTCAATACTTCCTCATCGGATGCGCGGAGGTTTTTACCTTCATCGGGCAGCTGGAGTTTTTCTATGACCAGGCTCCCGATGCGATGAGGAGCTTGTGCTCGGCTCTCTCGCTCACGACTGTTGCGTTGGGGAATTACTTGAGCACTCTGCTCGTTACAGTAGTCACGAATGTGACCACGAGGAATGGGAAGCTCGGTTGGATCCCGGATAACTTGAACAAGGGCCATCTTGACTATTTCTACTGGCTTCTGGCTATTCTCAGTGTGATTAACTTCTTTGTGTACCTCTGGATATCCAAGTGGTATACTTACAAGAAGGCCAAAGGAACCGCCTCGTGA